Proteins from a genomic interval of Pseudonocardia sp. C8:
- a CDS encoding C40 family peptidase — MNRSKGTVALAAAAAVMAFLAATLTIGMAMLTAAVDGSLPGGGCDGDGGLGGGSQSIGGSDWNAEQTENAATIVNIVVGRQLPKRAAVIAISTAIVESRLVNVGHGDRDSLGLFQQRPSMGWGSAQQVLNPAHATNIFLDRLVALSGWATMPPGQAAQAVQASAFPDRYAPQEAPAAALVDRFWVGPDRPVPAPVAPGGPNVQLASSVFACPDQGGAGVPLAPSNIDPRRLPPGFPPPSDPAQRAAVTYALAQLGKPYVWGAKGPDSFDCSGLMLAAWSAAGVPIPAGTVSQKTAGTPASVANIAPGDLVFIPGSIGSPSNPRHVGMYVGHGLVVNAYDSSTGVVVQPLSEWADKITHIRHIAGPPGRPAPPAALAEAAP, encoded by the coding sequence GTGAACCGGAGCAAGGGCACCGTCGCGCTCGCGGCCGCGGCCGCGGTGATGGCGTTCCTGGCCGCCACCCTCACCATCGGCATGGCGATGCTGACCGCCGCCGTCGACGGTTCGCTGCCCGGCGGCGGCTGCGACGGCGACGGCGGCCTCGGCGGCGGGTCGCAGTCGATCGGCGGCAGCGACTGGAACGCCGAGCAGACCGAGAACGCCGCCACGATCGTCAACATCGTCGTCGGCCGCCAGCTCCCGAAGCGGGCCGCGGTCATCGCGATCTCCACAGCCATCGTCGAGTCGCGGCTGGTCAACGTCGGACACGGCGACCGGGACTCGCTCGGGCTGTTCCAACAGCGTCCCTCGATGGGCTGGGGCAGCGCGCAGCAGGTTCTCAACCCGGCGCATGCCACCAATATCTTCCTCGACCGGCTCGTCGCGCTCTCCGGCTGGGCGACCATGCCCCCGGGCCAGGCCGCGCAGGCCGTGCAGGCCTCGGCCTTCCCGGACCGCTACGCCCCCCAGGAGGCGCCGGCCGCGGCGTTGGTGGACCGGTTCTGGGTCGGCCCCGATCGCCCCGTCCCGGCGCCCGTCGCACCGGGTGGCCCGAACGTGCAGCTGGCGTCGTCGGTGTTCGCCTGCCCCGATCAGGGCGGCGCCGGGGTGCCGCTTGCCCCGTCGAACATCGACCCGCGGCGGCTGCCGCCCGGCTTCCCCCCGCCGAGCGACCCGGCCCAGCGGGCCGCGGTCACCTACGCCCTGGCCCAGCTCGGCAAACCCTACGTGTGGGGAGCCAAGGGCCCGGACAGCTTCGACTGCTCCGGGCTCATGCTCGCCGCGTGGTCCGCGGCCGGCGTCCCCATCCCGGCCGGCACGGTCAGCCAGAAGACCGCCGGTACCCCCGCCTCGGTCGCGAACATCGCTCCCGGTGACCTGGTGTTCATCCCCGGCTCGATCGGCAGCCCGTCGAACCCGCGCCATGTCGGCATGTACGTCGGGCACGGCTTGGTCGTCAACGCCTACGACTCCTCCACCGGCGTCGTCGTGCAGCCGCTCTCGGAGTGGGCCGACAAGATCACCCATATCCGGCACATCGCCGGCCCACCTGGCAGGCCGGCGCCGCCCGCTGCCCTCGCCGAGGCTGCCCCGTGA
- a CDS encoding SCO6880 family protein, whose protein sequence is MSAEPSARDPRIYTGLNHKEGLGWIAGMTPVQAFLVIAACAPAILAMSRNQWSQALGWGSVAAILAVLILVPIHGRPAFRWLADLIMFQTGVLMRWSPWQSRAAAGLAGDRTEPDLPGVLSRLEFPDGPEFHGARICLIHDTAEGRWGATAKLTHSGVGMLSTEQCEDLARRLGSMLVGLGHREVIDRISLLARTVPDDGTEYAVWRARHEHPDAPALARQVTAEINRDVASVSVRTELFVTVSGTEESLRRPAKAAGGGVQGRAYALYRLLEGVADGLKGLGVQSVTWLTSTGVAEAIKTGFNPATAAALKHQHLAHPGAEGTVGLPISQAGPALAPTPAARAYHHDGFSSVAYAVQPPESGTIFGSLGPLLAVRTAGERRTLQIHYEVLSQAAAAREVRSNRFRNNVLVDAKAQRGFNTTAVDTRRQAGARAQEAAVAAGHALVRFTVASSITVPSNWNVEDHAARLENDSSGRFRLLRLELAQDSAFVAAALPVGIGLPRLTRAFDS, encoded by the coding sequence ATGAGTGCCGAGCCGTCCGCGCGGGACCCGCGCATCTACACGGGGCTCAATCACAAGGAGGGGCTGGGCTGGATCGCCGGGATGACCCCGGTCCAGGCGTTCCTGGTGATCGCCGCGTGTGCTCCGGCGATCCTGGCGATGTCGCGCAACCAGTGGTCTCAGGCGCTCGGCTGGGGCAGCGTCGCCGCGATCCTCGCCGTGCTGATCCTCGTGCCGATCCACGGCCGGCCGGCGTTCCGCTGGCTGGCTGATCTGATCATGTTCCAGACAGGAGTGTTGATGCGCTGGTCACCGTGGCAATCCCGCGCGGCCGCCGGGCTGGCCGGGGACCGCACCGAACCGGATCTGCCGGGGGTGCTGTCTCGGCTGGAGTTCCCCGACGGGCCCGAGTTTCACGGCGCGCGGATTTGCCTGATCCACGACACCGCCGAGGGCCGGTGGGGTGCCACGGCCAAGCTGACCCACTCCGGGGTCGGGATGCTGTCCACCGAGCAGTGCGAGGACCTCGCCCGTCGGCTCGGTTCAATGCTGGTCGGGCTCGGGCACCGCGAGGTCATCGACCGGATCTCGCTGCTGGCGCGCACCGTCCCCGATGACGGCACCGAGTACGCCGTGTGGCGGGCCCGCCACGAACACCCCGACGCTCCGGCGCTGGCCCGGCAGGTCACCGCCGAGATCAACCGCGACGTGGCCTCGGTCAGTGTGCGGACCGAGCTGTTCGTGACCGTCTCTGGCACCGAGGAATCCTTGCGCCGACCGGCCAAGGCCGCCGGCGGCGGCGTGCAGGGTCGCGCGTACGCGCTCTACCGGCTCCTCGAGGGCGTCGCCGATGGGCTCAAGGGCCTCGGCGTGCAGTCGGTGACCTGGCTGACCTCGACCGGGGTCGCCGAGGCGATCAAGACCGGGTTCAACCCGGCCACCGCGGCCGCCCTGAAACACCAGCACCTGGCCCACCCCGGCGCGGAGGGCACCGTCGGGCTGCCGATTTCGCAGGCCGGGCCCGCGCTGGCGCCCACACCGGCGGCACGGGCCTATCACCACGACGGGTTCTCCTCGGTCGCCTACGCCGTGCAGCCCCCGGAGTCCGGGACGATCTTCGGCTCGCTCGGACCGCTGCTGGCCGTCCGCACCGCCGGGGAGCGGCGCACCCTGCAGATCCACTACGAGGTGCTGTCCCAGGCCGCCGCCGCGCGGGAGGTGCGCTCGAACCGGTTCCGCAACAACGTGCTGGTCGACGCCAAGGCCCAGCGCGGCTTCAATACCACCGCGGTCGACACCCGCCGCCAGGCCGGTGCCCGCGCGCAGGAGGCCGCCGTCGCCGCCGGGCACGCCCTGGTCCGGTTCACCGTCGCCAGCTCGATCACGGTGCCGTCGAACTGGAACGTCGAGGACCACGCCGCGCGGCTGGAGAACGACAGCTCGGGCCGATTCCGGCTGCTGCGCCTCGAACTCGCCCAAGACTCCGCGTTCGTGGCGGCCGCGCTACCGGTGGGGATCGGCCTGCCGCGCCTGACTCGGGCGTTCGACTCATGA
- a CDS encoding J domain-containing protein, which yields MPADRDIYAELGLSSDASAEQVRRAYRRLARQLHPDLNPDPAAHDQFAQVAAAYRVLADPACRARYDAARAACETSDGPDTGLAGTAADSSTCDDYTPAGEPVAYTDYTPADGYAPPPSPVIPPPVAPHRPPGPRAPAWAASRTPPPAPFPASWPTGRINHRRLHGRLLLAVWRLAPLPAHRIAASSTILAVLAAAGLAAAALDTLPVEATVIGGLSGIALTCWAIRALTLITLDRRTRRTAKGTR from the coding sequence ATGCCCGCGGACCGGGACATCTACGCCGAGCTCGGCCTCAGCTCGGACGCCAGCGCCGAGCAGGTCCGCCGTGCCTACCGCCGTCTGGCGCGGCAGCTGCACCCCGATCTCAACCCGGATCCGGCTGCGCACGACCAGTTCGCCCAGGTCGCGGCCGCCTACAGAGTGCTGGCCGACCCCGCCTGTCGCGCCCGCTACGACGCTGCCCGCGCCGCCTGCGAGACCTCTGACGGCCCGGACACCGGGCTCGCAGGCACCGCTGCCGACTCCTCGACCTGCGACGACTACACCCCCGCGGGCGAACCGGTCGCCTATACCGACTACACCCCCGCGGACGGCTACGCCCCTCCTCCGTCACCGGTGATACCACCACCGGTGGCCCCGCACCGGCCGCCCGGACCGCGGGCGCCGGCCTGGGCTGCGAGCCGCACCCCACCGCCCGCGCCGTTTCCTGCGAGCTGGCCCACCGGGCGGATCAACCACCGCCGTCTGCACGGCAGGCTCCTGCTCGCGGTGTGGCGGCTCGCGCCGCTGCCCGCTCACCGGATCGCGGCCAGCTCCACGATCCTGGCCGTGCTGGCCGCTGCTGGGCTCGCCGCGGCCGCCCTGGACACCCTGCCGGTTGAAGCCACCGTCATCGGCGGGTTGTCGGGGATCGCGCTGACCTGCTGGGCCATCCGCGCCCTCACCCTGATCACCCTGGACAGACGCACCCGCCGGACCGCCAAGGGGACACGCTGA
- a CDS encoding ATP-binding protein produces the protein MLLSQFTDLDGVPVRTPPEPEHAVEQPRRGRGRQRVNRPTGPRQGHREPGRGWSAVDASRRAPVYRATTAQIGGLFPLLASNGVPAVGARLGYDTQSGGAFYVHPTEWVLRGMVTNPNLAIFGEPGRGKSSTVLAMILRLSQFGVRTLISGDVKGEYTPLLRALGITPIALGRGSPRRLNALDLGPIRGRWAGWGVERQREELTGILSRWTRLLTALAEAQGYSPTVTDELVISTVLHRLVGAADGYSELRPITIPQVVDQLARPDDDLWQATRFASHRQFVDHTRQITDALSNLVVGPLAGLFDEPTNFDLDWDAPVQSMDLSLLRARGDEAIAVALTCLGSWSSMITDLQDDGDVRIVVRDEVWRQMRLGLRAVQAVDSDLRLSRAERKVQLLVMHKPSDLLSVGAVGSQEVSIAKDLLALCSTRILLGQSTRVGDELADELGLSEREQAVLTGWAMEGQGRALWKLENSPGMKIQTVLSATERTIFDTNAGLRTTSDTPDHATPGAGGRRPWLVAVSDHAAGHTDPGGDTGAPTSSLNGTATRR, from the coding sequence GTGTTGCTCAGCCAGTTCACCGACCTCGACGGCGTCCCGGTCCGCACGCCCCCCGAGCCCGAGCACGCTGTCGAGCAGCCCCGGCGCGGGCGCGGCCGGCAGCGGGTCAACCGCCCCACCGGGCCCCGCCAGGGGCACCGCGAGCCCGGCCGCGGGTGGTCCGCGGTCGACGCCTCGCGGCGGGCCCCGGTCTACCGGGCCACCACCGCCCAGATCGGTGGGCTGTTCCCGCTGCTGGCCTCCAACGGCGTGCCTGCGGTCGGGGCCCGGCTGGGCTATGACACCCAGTCCGGGGGCGCGTTCTACGTCCATCCCACCGAGTGGGTGCTGCGTGGCATGGTGACCAACCCGAACCTGGCGATCTTCGGCGAGCCCGGTCGCGGCAAGTCGTCCACGGTGCTGGCCATGATCCTGCGGCTGTCGCAGTTCGGGGTGCGCACCTTGATCTCCGGGGACGTCAAGGGCGAGTACACGCCGCTGCTGCGCGCGCTCGGCATCACCCCGATCGCGCTCGGTCGGGGGAGCCCGCGCCGGCTCAACGCGCTGGATCTCGGCCCGATCCGGGGCCGCTGGGCCGGTTGGGGCGTCGAGCGTCAGCGCGAGGAGCTCACCGGGATCCTGTCGCGCTGGACCCGGTTGCTCACCGCCCTGGCCGAGGCCCAGGGCTACAGTCCCACGGTCACCGACGAGCTGGTCATCTCGACGGTCTTGCATCGCCTGGTCGGGGCCGCCGACGGCTACAGCGAGCTGCGCCCGATCACCATCCCGCAGGTCGTCGACCAGCTCGCCCGCCCCGACGACGACCTGTGGCAGGCCACCCGGTTCGCCTCGCACCGCCAGTTCGTCGACCACACCCGCCAGATCACCGACGCGCTGTCCAACCTCGTCGTCGGTCCGCTGGCCGGGCTGTTCGACGAGCCCACCAACTTCGACCTGGACTGGGACGCCCCGGTGCAGTCGATGGACCTGTCGCTGCTGCGCGCCCGCGGTGATGAGGCCATCGCGGTCGCGCTGACCTGCCTCGGCTCGTGGTCGTCGATGATCACCGACCTGCAGGACGACGGCGATGTCCGCATCGTCGTCCGCGACGAGGTCTGGCGGCAGATGCGCCTCGGGCTGCGCGCGGTCCAGGCCGTCGACTCGGACCTGCGCCTGTCTCGGGCCGAACGCAAGGTCCAGCTGCTGGTCATGCACAAGCCCTCCGACCTGCTCTCGGTCGGGGCCGTGGGCTCCCAGGAAGTCTCGATCGCCAAGGACCTGCTGGCCTTGTGCTCCACCCGGATCCTGCTCGGCCAGTCGACCCGTGTCGGCGACGAACTCGCAGACGAGCTCGGGCTGTCCGAACGCGAGCAGGCGGTGCTCACCGGGTGGGCGATGGAAGGCCAGGGCCGTGCGCTGTGGAAGCTGGAGAACTCGCCCGGCATGAAGATCCAGACGGTGCTGTCGGCGACCGAACGAACCATCTTCGACACCAACGCCGGTCTCCGCACCACCTCCGACACCCCCGACCACGCCACCCCGGGCGCCGGGGGTCGTCGGCCGTGGCTGGTTGCCGTCTCGGACCACGCCGCCGGTCACACCGACCCTGGCGGGGACACCGGCGCTCCGACCTCGTCGCTCAACGGCACGGCCACGCGTCGGTGA